A portion of the Actomonas aquatica genome contains these proteins:
- the tal gene encoding transaldolase — MASQLEQLKSFTKVVADTGDFESMKAFSPQDATTNPSLILKAAGQETYSALVDKAIADAGADADTATIIDNLLVTFGEEILKIVPGRVSSEVDARLSFDTAGTIERAHRLIELYEKRGTSRDRVLVKIASTWEGIKAAEQLEKEGIHCNLTLLFSFAQAVACAEAKVQLISPFVGRILDWHKKATGKDFVGAEDPGVQSVTEIYTYYKKFGYATEVMGASFRNTGEIVQLAGCDLLTISPNLLKELDENDSAVPRMLDPDCAAASDMTKTSFDEKGFRWAFNEDAMATEKTAEGIRNFAADIVKLEKLIADRRG, encoded by the coding sequence ATGGCTTCTCAACTAGAACAGCTCAAATCCTTCACCAAGGTCGTCGCCGACACCGGCGACTTCGAAAGCATGAAGGCCTTCTCTCCCCAGGATGCGACGACCAACCCGTCCCTCATCCTCAAAGCCGCCGGTCAAGAGACCTACAGCGCGCTCGTCGACAAGGCGATTGCCGACGCCGGTGCCGATGCCGACACCGCCACGATCATCGACAACCTCCTCGTCACCTTCGGCGAAGAGATCCTCAAGATCGTCCCCGGCCGCGTCTCCAGCGAAGTGGACGCCCGCCTTTCCTTCGACACCGCCGGCACCATCGAGCGCGCCCACCGCCTCATCGAACTCTACGAAAAGCGCGGCACCTCCCGCGACCGCGTGCTGGTGAAAATCGCCTCCACCTGGGAAGGCATCAAAGCCGCCGAGCAACTCGAGAAGGAAGGTATCCACTGCAACCTCACCCTGCTCTTCTCCTTCGCCCAGGCCGTCGCCTGCGCCGAAGCCAAGGTGCAACTCATCTCCCCCTTCGTCGGCCGCATCCTCGACTGGCACAAGAAGGCCACCGGCAAAGACTTCGTCGGCGCGGAAGATCCCGGCGTCCAGTCCGTCACCGAGATCTACACCTACTACAAGAAGTTCGGCTACGCCACCGAGGTGATGGGCGCGTCCTTCCGCAATACCGGTGAAATCGTGCAGCTCGCCGGCTGCGACCTGCTCACCATCTCCCCCAACCTGCTCAAGGAACTCGACGAAAACGACAGCGCCGTGCCGCGTATGCTCGATCCCGACTGCGCCGCCGCCTCCGACATGACCAAGACGAGCTTCGACGAGAAGGGCTTCCGCTGGGCCTTCAACGAAGACGCCATGGCCACCGAAAAAACCGCCGAGGGTATCCGCAACTTCGCCGCCGACATCGTGAAGCTGGAGAAACTCATCGCGGATCGTCGCGGCTGA
- a CDS encoding TorF family putative porin, translated as MKKTAALLLAAVLTGGSLSAQEDSSYSITVDFPYVSDYVFRGVKFADDSIQPSIEFATGDFYAGMWTSQPVTGNIANEFDFYMGYGVALSDTWALDFGFTYYYYPETPSGDEQFEPFVGVSGDLGGGMSASAYYYYETEFEASTFQVGLGYSAEISDTSTFDFAADYGFVGFDGGGDYSYWSLSGTYNLTLNDTASTYLGLVYADNDIGGGADDSFFYVITGISLGF; from the coding sequence ATGAAGAAAACTGCTGCCCTACTTCTCGCCGCCGTGCTTACCGGTGGGAGCCTGAGCGCCCAAGAGGATTCGTCCTACTCCATCACGGTCGATTTCCCCTACGTCAGTGACTACGTGTTCCGCGGTGTGAAATTCGCGGATGATTCCATCCAGCCCTCCATCGAATTCGCCACTGGCGACTTCTACGCGGGCATGTGGACCAGCCAGCCGGTCACCGGCAACATCGCCAACGAGTTCGACTTCTACATGGGCTACGGTGTCGCTCTTTCCGACACCTGGGCTCTCGATTTCGGCTTCACCTACTACTACTATCCGGAAACTCCGTCCGGTGATGAGCAGTTCGAGCCGTTCGTGGGCGTGTCCGGCGACCTCGGTGGTGGCATGAGCGCTTCCGCTTACTACTACTACGAGACTGAGTTCGAAGCCTCCACCTTCCAGGTTGGCCTCGGTTACAGCGCTGAGATCTCCGACACCAGCACCTTCGACTTCGCGGCCGACTACGGCTTCGTTGGTTTCGACGGTGGGGGTGACTACTCCTACTGGAGCCTCTCCGGCACCTACAACCTGACCCTCAACGACACCGCCAGCACCTACCTCGGTCTGGTTTACGCCGACAATGACATCGGCGGTGGTGCCGATGATTCCTTCTTCTACGTGATCACGGGCATCAGCCTCGGCTTCTAA
- a CDS encoding alpha/beta hydrolase family protein produces MFCFSRLLRAAFVSATLSVSSLLPSTLTAAPLSPELASRKPEFINVQLSPDGTAIAYRRVGADDLMSLEILDLASGEKQGVAGTENADVGTFIWIDNRRLGMVLTKDKLHGLGMFVYDRKTGRLARVNEGVQGFVSVPRDGGNRVYVRSYSDEAGVLMEISTLVDLNNRQATSNMSAVRNRFPAVPQGIVLNYIPNVAGEPVLAVSFDEGRMLTFLLDREEESWSSLPLDPEETPILAVAEDDITAWVSRRTADGGSSIYRYDLLAQEWGEEVYHDSDYNLATTRLVLSRDGQKLEGVQYTRVRTHSEWFEDRLAVVHERLTAALEGYDIVLTDRASEAEKAIFVAVSSTEPGQYFLADLDTGAIQHVAASAPWLAGVPLSPTSSFGYPARDGLRLQAYLTLPATSDAKKPYPLIVLGHGGPWARDVWRYDGEVQFLASRGFAVLQPNYRGSTGFSVAVSETDRFDYRKMHDDVTDGVKALVKAGIADPDRLAIMGASFGGYLAVAGAAWEPDLYQVAITNVGVFDWEMRMTDQKGRSSFAYQWQRKHLGDDKEKIARFSPIHYTDNIRIPIFIAHGRKDPNVDISQSVRLERALKARDVPYETYYEKDSGHGFGAAEAQAAYLEAVDAFLQHYFFRP; encoded by the coding sequence ATGTTCTGCTTCTCCCGCCTCCTTCGCGCCGCATTCGTCAGCGCGACCCTCTCGGTGTCGTCGTTGCTTCCGAGCACGCTTACCGCCGCGCCACTTTCCCCGGAGCTGGCGTCCCGCAAACCGGAATTTATCAACGTGCAGCTTTCGCCCGACGGCACCGCCATCGCCTATCGGCGCGTGGGGGCCGACGACTTGATGAGTCTTGAGATCCTCGATCTTGCCAGTGGCGAAAAGCAGGGGGTGGCCGGGACGGAGAATGCCGATGTTGGCACCTTCATTTGGATTGATAACCGCCGCCTCGGTATGGTCCTCACCAAGGACAAACTCCACGGCCTGGGCATGTTTGTTTACGACCGCAAGACCGGACGTCTCGCGCGGGTGAACGAAGGTGTGCAGGGCTTCGTAAGCGTGCCGCGCGACGGGGGCAATCGAGTCTACGTCCGTTCCTACAGCGATGAAGCTGGCGTGCTGATGGAGATCAGCACCTTGGTCGATCTCAACAATCGCCAGGCGACCTCCAACATGAGCGCCGTGCGCAACCGCTTCCCGGCGGTCCCGCAGGGCATCGTGCTCAATTACATCCCCAACGTGGCTGGTGAGCCCGTGTTGGCGGTGAGTTTCGACGAGGGGCGCATGTTGACCTTCCTGCTCGATCGCGAAGAGGAAAGCTGGTCGTCACTGCCACTGGATCCCGAGGAGACTCCGATCCTGGCCGTGGCCGAAGACGACATTACCGCCTGGGTATCCCGCCGCACGGCGGATGGAGGCAGCAGCATTTATCGCTACGATCTATTGGCGCAGGAGTGGGGCGAAGAGGTGTATCATGATTCCGACTACAACTTGGCCACCACTCGTCTGGTGTTGAGCCGGGACGGACAGAAATTGGAAGGCGTGCAATACACGCGAGTGCGCACCCATTCCGAATGGTTTGAAGACCGACTCGCCGTCGTGCATGAGCGTCTCACTGCCGCCTTGGAGGGATACGACATCGTGTTGACCGACCGCGCCAGCGAAGCCGAAAAAGCCATTTTTGTGGCGGTGAGTTCGACCGAACCGGGACAGTATTTCCTCGCCGATTTGGATACCGGTGCGATCCAGCACGTAGCGGCTTCGGCCCCGTGGTTGGCCGGTGTGCCGCTCTCTCCGACCTCCTCGTTTGGCTATCCCGCTCGCGACGGGCTTCGCCTGCAGGCCTACCTGACTTTGCCGGCCACGTCGGACGCCAAAAAACCGTATCCGCTTATCGTGCTTGGACACGGTGGTCCGTGGGCGCGGGACGTATGGCGTTACGATGGTGAAGTGCAGTTCTTGGCCTCGCGCGGCTTCGCCGTGCTCCAGCCCAACTACCGCGGCTCGACCGGCTTCAGCGTCGCAGTCTCGGAGACGGATCGCTTCGACTATCGAAAGATGCACGACGACGTCACCGATGGGGTGAAGGCCTTGGTCAAGGCCGGCATCGCCGACCCGGATCGCCTTGCGATCATGGGGGCGAGCTTCGGTGGTTACCTGGCTGTCGCCGGAGCGGCGTGGGAACCTGACCTCTACCAAGTCGCCATTACCAACGTGGGCGTCTTCGATTGGGAGATGCGTATGACCGACCAGAAGGGGCGGTCTTCGTTCGCCTACCAATGGCAGCGCAAGCACCTCGGCGATGACAAAGAGAAGATCGCGCGCTTCTCGCCGATTCACTACACCGACAATATTCGCATTCCGATCTTCATCGCCCACGGTCGGAAGGATCCGAATGTCGATATTTCCCAATCGGTGCGATTGGAGCGGGCTCTTAAAGCACGCGATGTGCCTTACGAGACCTACTACGAGAAGGACTCCGGACACGGTTTTGGGGCCGCTGAGGCGCAGGCCGCCTATCTCGAGGCCGTGGATGCGTTCCTGCAGCACTACTTCTTCAGACCGTAG
- a CDS encoding bifunctional ornithine acetyltransferase/N-acetylglutamate synthase has translation MPAVENRLNSPAPLPHSSAVPSTQLSFPDRDAHRAWLAQHAALPRGFRVGTSRFAFTPIEAPKPAKMTLTLIALDEPTPDFAAVFTRNAFPGAPIKVGRRRLAADRLGAILINNKISNVCAPGGEETAERICRATASALGLTADQVLPSSTGVIGWSLPADAMEAALPDAAAALQPDSILPAAEGIVTTDLYPKIRAVELGEGRIVGIAKGAGMIEPNLATMLVYILTDLAVPRDTLRRLLQEAVDESFNRISVDSDTSTSDTVALISSGAAGSADLAAFSEALKQVCRDLAEDVVRNGEGIRHVIRTTVTGAPDDTFATRLGKAVVNAPLFKCAVAGNDPNVGRLVQAIGRHLGQLESAPDTSALRLTLGGHEIFAGGVFRLDPAKELALVAHLKEAELYESQPTADGSFAPPVDYPVHERCVEVGIELGAGSGSAIVFGGDLTHEYVSENADYRS, from the coding sequence CCTTCCCCGACCGTGACGCCCACCGTGCCTGGCTCGCCCAGCATGCCGCCCTGCCCCGCGGCTTCCGAGTGGGCACCAGCCGCTTTGCGTTCACCCCCATCGAGGCCCCCAAACCGGCCAAGATGACACTCACGCTCATCGCCCTCGATGAGCCCACCCCCGATTTCGCCGCGGTATTTACGCGCAATGCCTTCCCTGGCGCTCCCATCAAGGTCGGCCGTCGTCGTCTCGCCGCTGATCGCCTCGGTGCCATCCTTATCAACAACAAGATTTCCAACGTATGCGCCCCCGGCGGCGAAGAAACAGCCGAGCGCATCTGCCGCGCCACCGCCAGCGCGCTCGGTCTCACCGCCGATCAGGTGCTGCCGAGTTCCACTGGTGTCATCGGCTGGTCCCTCCCCGCCGATGCCATGGAAGCCGCCCTGCCCGATGCCGCCGCCGCCCTCCAACCCGACTCCATCCTGCCCGCCGCCGAAGGCATTGTGACCACCGACCTCTACCCTAAGATTCGTGCGGTTGAGCTCGGCGAAGGACGCATCGTCGGCATCGCCAAGGGTGCCGGCATGATCGAGCCCAATCTGGCGACCATGCTGGTCTACATCCTTACCGACTTGGCCGTGCCGCGCGATACCTTGCGCCGTCTGCTGCAAGAAGCAGTCGATGAGAGTTTCAACCGCATCAGCGTCGACAGCGACACCAGCACCTCCGACACCGTCGCGCTCATTTCCAGCGGTGCCGCCGGATCGGCCGATCTCGCCGCGTTCAGCGAAGCCCTCAAACAAGTCTGTCGCGATCTGGCCGAGGACGTGGTGCGCAACGGTGAGGGCATCCGCCACGTCATCCGCACAACCGTCACCGGCGCGCCCGACGACACCTTTGCCACTCGCTTGGGCAAAGCCGTCGTCAACGCCCCGCTTTTTAAATGCGCTGTCGCAGGCAACGATCCCAACGTCGGCCGCCTCGTCCAGGCGATTGGCCGCCATCTCGGTCAGCTCGAGTCTGCGCCAGATACCTCCGCGCTGCGCCTCACCCTCGGCGGACACGAGATCTTTGCCGGTGGCGTGTTCCGCCTCGATCCCGCAAAGGAACTCGCCCTTGTGGCACACCTAAAGGAGGCGGAACTCTACGAAAGCCAACCGACCGCCGACGGCTCGTTTGCTCCGCCCGTCGATTACCCGGTGCACGAGCGTTGCGTCGAGGTCGGCATCGAACTTGGCGCAGGGTCCGGTTCCGCCATCGTTTTTGGCGGCGACCTGACCCACGAATACGTTTCGGAGAACGCCGATTACCGGAGCTAA
- a CDS encoding CCA tRNA nucleotidyltransferase, whose product MLEPPATLRPVLTALTRVGRPRLVGGCVRDALLGRAPEDWDVEIGGTDFDSLLKALRQFGSTDVVGRSFGTIKLRREGAVFDFSLPRRESKTGAGHRGFKVEPDPHLSDADAAARRDFTLNAIAWDPATGELIDPHGGQKDLANRILRHTSEAFVEDPLRVLRGMQFVARFDLEAAPETLALCRRIHASCAELPRERIWGEWDKWAVQSATPSRGLRFLHQAGWLQHFPEIDHLRDTLQDPEWHPEGDVFVHTCHGLDALVRNPHWATTGAEDRRLLMFAVLAHDFGKPATTHQAEKRGQFRWTSPGHATAGLNPTETFLARIGAPHRLRDTVLPLVKYHMVHIDAGEAATNPSFLRRLARKLAPASMTQLATVMRADARGRPPLDATPAIRTIDEMTAAADALAIADGAPQPILLGRHLIERGLSPGPEFKPLLQDAFEAQLSGAFNDEDGSLKWLDAHLKLRAK is encoded by the coding sequence ATGCTCGAACCACCCGCCACTTTACGTCCGGTCCTCACCGCCCTCACTCGGGTCGGTCGCCCGCGGCTGGTTGGCGGTTGCGTGCGTGATGCCCTGCTGGGACGTGCGCCGGAAGATTGGGACGTCGAAATCGGGGGCACGGACTTCGATTCGCTCCTTAAAGCGCTCCGCCAATTCGGCAGCACCGACGTCGTGGGTCGCAGTTTCGGCACCATCAAACTGCGCCGCGAGGGCGCTGTCTTCGACTTCTCCCTTCCTCGCCGTGAATCCAAAACCGGCGCAGGCCACCGAGGCTTCAAAGTCGAACCCGATCCCCATCTGAGCGACGCCGACGCCGCTGCCCGGCGCGACTTTACCCTCAACGCCATCGCGTGGGATCCGGCGACCGGCGAGCTGATCGATCCCCACGGCGGCCAAAAGGACCTCGCCAACCGCATTCTCCGTCATACCAGCGAGGCGTTCGTCGAGGATCCCCTGCGCGTGCTGCGCGGCATGCAATTTGTCGCCCGCTTCGATTTGGAAGCCGCCCCGGAAACGCTGGCGCTGTGTCGCCGCATCCACGCCAGCTGCGCCGAGCTCCCCCGCGAGCGCATCTGGGGCGAGTGGGACAAGTGGGCCGTGCAAAGCGCGACGCCCTCCCGAGGACTGCGCTTCCTGCACCAAGCCGGTTGGCTGCAACACTTCCCCGAGATCGATCACTTGCGCGACACGCTGCAGGACCCGGAATGGCATCCGGAAGGTGACGTCTTTGTTCACACCTGCCACGGCCTCGACGCGCTTGTGCGTAACCCGCACTGGGCAACCACCGGCGCCGAAGATCGCCGCCTGCTCATGTTCGCCGTGCTGGCCCACGATTTTGGCAAACCCGCCACCACGCACCAGGCCGAGAAACGCGGACAATTCCGCTGGACCAGCCCGGGACACGCGACCGCCGGACTAAACCCCACCGAAACCTTCCTCGCCCGCATCGGTGCTCCCCATCGTCTGCGCGACACCGTGCTGCCCTTGGTCAAATACCACATGGTGCACATCGATGCCGGTGAGGCGGCTACCAACCCTAGCTTCCTGCGTCGCCTCGCCCGCAAACTCGCCCCGGCGTCGATGACGCAACTGGCCACAGTGATGCGCGCCGACGCCCGCGGGCGTCCTCCCCTCGATGCCACGCCCGCCATCCGCACCATCGACGAAATGACTGCGGCGGCCGATGCCCTCGCCATCGCCGACGGTGCCCCCCAACCCATCTTGCTCGGTCGCCACCTCATCGAGCGCGGCTTATCGCCCGGGCCCGAGTTTAAGCCGCTCCTGCAGGACGCGTTCGAAGCCCAGCTCTCCGGCGCGTTTAACGATGAAGACGGCTCATTAAAATGGTTGGATGCTCATTTGAAGCTACGCGCAAAGTAG
- a CDS encoding family 20 glycosylhydrolase — protein sequence MIRAFQWDLARQVERLDWLLAQLPKYSKWGYNELYLHLEDAVDYPSLPGVARRDAYSWRQLTRLVTTAQAHGIGVVPIVNLLGHTQYLIKTPEWRDLNELRAADGSPLPEGQICPSHPRTLEVATKLLDDIAPLCTAGKVHVGLDESFVIGRHPLAREDVATLGLGGYFARYVNELHRLCTDRQLQMGIWADMLVLFPDAIAELPAGIAAYDWYYYAFGRSPRFEAQNFRAYDLAPKLRARGIDYWGCPMNGAFRHEPLPVFGDRLANAQSWWRRCRQVGASGFLVTGWEPNRLALETTMVVDAAIASLWLDDEDIDQVSMLERGFTRVYGKRQARERARLMMACDERAFSGYARWETHLHWDSCQGRDGAALYAADERFFARALHQPLPSVFAASLQWRHYLAARDRLIRHQAQLVHRARRLVHRDRRALLPRLVNMAIDELAAFRELHDRCRATVDTMWLSTRRQSQPNPNRRILSDDLVRLRELQGWWKKTQRDDTQLATASPVTGRWQLRLLVHTTHPNLQAVTVEIQQPDGSWRLELQRYLIEFRNHAARRRARLRHWLSLPLDSADTPVRIGLCGLGTFSISDTHLTDGVTEWRPSGRYRRVKLGQTKDPVSIVEVDRTQARATWQPRWVTQLQR from the coding sequence ATGATCCGCGCCTTTCAGTGGGACCTGGCCCGCCAAGTCGAACGCCTCGACTGGCTGCTCGCCCAATTGCCCAAGTATTCAAAGTGGGGATACAACGAACTGTATCTGCACCTCGAGGACGCGGTCGACTACCCCAGCCTGCCGGGCGTGGCCCGGCGCGACGCCTACTCCTGGCGCCAGCTCACGCGGCTGGTAACAACCGCGCAGGCGCACGGGATCGGCGTCGTGCCGATCGTGAACCTGCTGGGCCACACCCAATACCTGATAAAAACGCCCGAATGGCGTGACCTCAATGAACTGCGCGCCGCCGACGGTTCGCCTCTGCCGGAGGGCCAGATCTGCCCAAGCCATCCGCGCACCCTCGAGGTTGCGACGAAACTGCTCGATGACATCGCGCCGCTTTGCACCGCCGGTAAGGTGCACGTCGGGCTCGATGAATCTTTCGTGATCGGGCGCCATCCGCTGGCCCGCGAAGACGTGGCCACCCTCGGTCTCGGCGGCTACTTCGCGCGCTACGTCAACGAGCTCCATCGCCTCTGCACCGATCGCCAGCTGCAGATGGGAATTTGGGCGGATATGTTGGTGCTGTTTCCCGACGCCATCGCTGAGCTGCCCGCCGGGATCGCGGCCTACGATTGGTATTATTATGCGTTTGGGCGCAGTCCTCGTTTTGAGGCGCAAAATTTCCGTGCCTACGACCTCGCGCCGAAGCTACGAGCGCGCGGGATCGATTACTGGGGCTGCCCGATGAACGGGGCTTTCCGCCACGAACCGTTGCCGGTTTTCGGCGACCGACTGGCCAATGCTCAATCCTGGTGGCGCCGCTGCCGCCAGGTGGGCGCCAGCGGCTTTCTCGTCACCGGTTGGGAACCAAACCGCCTCGCCCTCGAAACCACTATGGTCGTGGACGCCGCCATCGCTTCACTCTGGCTCGACGATGAGGACATCGACCAGGTCAGCATGCTGGAACGCGGCTTCACCCGGGTCTATGGCAAGCGCCAAGCCCGCGAGCGGGCGCGCCTGATGATGGCCTGCGATGAGCGCGCCTTTTCCGGCTATGCGCGTTGGGAAACCCACCTCCATTGGGACAGTTGCCAGGGGCGCGATGGCGCTGCCCTCTACGCCGCCGACGAACGCTTTTTCGCTCGTGCCCTTCACCAGCCGTTGCCCTCGGTCTTTGCGGCGAGCCTGCAGTGGCGTCACTACCTCGCCGCGCGTGATCGGCTTATTCGCCATCAGGCGCAACTCGTCCACCGCGCCCGCCGTTTGGTCCACCGCGATCGCCGCGCCTTGCTGCCACGGCTAGTGAATATGGCCATCGATGAGCTCGCCGCCTTCCGGGAGCTCCATGATCGGTGTCGTGCCACAGTGGATACCATGTGGCTGAGCACCCGACGCCAAAGTCAGCCCAACCCCAACCGCCGGATTCTGAGCGATGATCTCGTCCGCCTGCGCGAGCTCCAGGGCTGGTGGAAAAAGACCCAACGCGATGACACACAGCTCGCCACCGCCTCCCCTGTCACCGGTCGCTGGCAACTCCGCCTGCTGGTGCACACCACGCACCCCAACCTCCAAGCCGTCACAGTCGAAATACAACAACCCGACGGCTCGTGGCGCCTGGAGCTGCAACGCTACCTGATCGAGTTTCGCAACCACGCGGCCCGCCGCCGCGCGCGCCTGCGCCATTGGCTGAGCTTGCCCCTCGACTCCGCCGACACCCCGGTGCGCATCGGTCTATGCGGCTTGGGCACCTTCAGTATCAGCGACACCCATCTCACCGATGGCGTGACGGAGTGGCGGCCGTCCGGCCGCTACCGGCGCGTGAAGCTGGGCCAAACGAAAGACCCGGTTTCGATCGTGGAGGTCGACCGCACCCAAGCGCGGGCGACCTGGCAACCGCGCTGGGTGACTCAACTGCAGCGTTGA
- the rplM gene encoding 50S ribosomal protein L13, whose amino-acid sequence MKTFLAKKETVQPKWHIVDAEGQVLGRLAVKIATVLRGRHKATYTPHVDTGDYVVVINAEKIVVTGKKEEQNSYMFFSGFIGGESYRSFKEQRVRNPQFIIEHAVKGMLPKNRLARQMLKKLRVFAGPEHTHQAQNPTPLPL is encoded by the coding sequence ATGAAAACATTCCTCGCCAAAAAGGAAACCGTGCAACCCAAGTGGCATATCGTCGATGCCGAGGGTCAGGTGCTTGGCCGCTTGGCGGTGAAGATCGCCACCGTGCTGCGCGGTCGCCACAAAGCCACCTACACGCCGCACGTCGACACCGGCGATTACGTTGTCGTCATCAACGCCGAGAAGATCGTCGTGACCGGTAAGAAGGAAGAGCAGAACAGCTACATGTTCTTCTCCGGCTTCATCGGTGGTGAGAGCTATCGTTCCTTCAAGGAGCAGCGCGTGCGCAACCCGCAGTTCATCATCGAACACGCTGTGAAGGGCATGCTGCCGAAGAACCGTCTTGCCCGCCAGATGCTCAAGAAGCTGCGCGTGTTCGCCGGCCCGGAGCACACCCACCAAGCGCAAAACCCGACTCCGCTCCCGCTCTAA
- the rpsI gene encoding 30S ribosomal protein S9 — MSAETATTFAATGRRKTATARVRITAGTGKFIANGRSFEDYFSHENFAGLASAPLVTAGLAKEIDVTANVVGGGVAGQAVAVAHGVARALQKMDAELRPQLKKAGHLKRDPRQKERKKAGQPGARKRFQFSKR, encoded by the coding sequence ATGAGTGCTGAAACCGCCACCACCTTTGCTGCTACCGGCCGTCGCAAGACCGCGACCGCCCGCGTGCGCATCACCGCCGGCACCGGCAAGTTCATTGCCAACGGCCGCAGCTTCGAAGACTACTTTTCCCATGAAAACTTCGCCGGTTTGGCTTCCGCCCCGCTGGTGACCGCCGGTCTCGCCAAAGAGATCGACGTGACGGCCAATGTGGTTGGCGGCGGTGTCGCCGGCCAAGCCGTGGCCGTGGCTCATGGTGTCGCCCGCGCCCTCCAGAAGATGGACGCCGAGCTCCGCCCGCAGCTCAAGAAGGCTGGTCACCTCAAGCGTGACCCCCGCCAGAAAGAGCGCAAGAAGGCCGGTCAGCCCGGCGCCCGCAAGCGCTTCCAGTTCTCCAAGCGCTAA
- a CDS encoding DUF423 domain-containing protein, translating to MKNITLIAAVFGFLGVALGAFGAHALKDTLATANMTDVWQTAVLYHLLHAIAAWVAASRLGPEGAAIAPKAGWCWLLGIVFFSGSLYAMALGGPRWLGPITPLGGVFFLVGWVFAGVSALRRA from the coding sequence ATGAAAAATATTACACTCATCGCCGCAGTATTCGGATTTCTGGGCGTCGCCCTTGGTGCATTCGGCGCCCACGCGCTCAAGGATACCTTGGCGACGGCCAACATGACTGACGTTTGGCAGACCGCGGTGCTCTACCACCTGCTGCACGCCATTGCGGCGTGGGTAGCGGCCAGCCGCCTCGGGCCCGAGGGTGCTGCCATCGCCCCCAAGGCCGGCTGGTGCTGGCTGCTGGGCATCGTGTTTTTCAGCGGTTCCCTCTACGCGATGGCCCTCGGTGGCCCCCGCTGGCTAGGCCCCATCACCCCGCTGGGTGGCGTGTTTTTTCTCGTCGGATGGGTGTTCGCAGGCGTCTCCGCGCTGCGCCGGGCCTGA